A single Candidatus Poribacteria bacterium DNA region contains:
- a CDS encoding 50S ribosomal protein L10, which yields MPNQANVQQTEQIREIFDNADVVLLTDFQGLTVVEINELRNQLRAADIRYKVCKNTLINVVAQERGIDGLAPYLKGNTALATGTDPATSSKILLEFGEEHENFKIKGGILGTQIIDAAGVEALKDMPSRDVLIARTVGMIGAPLTGLVNTLSQGSPITGMVNVLSGTIRQVTSVLTQVADQKKEAEDA from the coding sequence ATGCCGAATCAGGCAAATGTTCAGCAGACAGAACAAATTCGTGAGATTTTTGACAATGCCGATGTTGTTTTGCTAACAGACTTTCAGGGGCTGACCGTCGTAGAAATTAACGAACTGCGAAACCAACTCCGAGCAGCCGATATCCGCTATAAGGTCTGTAAGAATACATTGATAAACGTTGTCGCTCAAGAAAGAGGTATTGATGGCTTAGCACCTTATCTCAAAGGGAATACAGCCCTTGCTACCGGTACAGATCCAGCGACATCTTCAAAAATCTTGCTTGAATTTGGCGAGGAACACGAAAATTTTAAGATTAAAGGTGGCATTCTCGGAACACAAATAATCGATGCGGCAGGCGTTGAAGCCCTGAAAGATATGCCATCACGAGATGTTTTGATTGCCCGCACTGTCGGGATGATCGGGGCACCTCTCACCGGACTCGTCAATACCTTAAGTCAGGGTTCACCGATTACAGGGATGGTGAACGTACTCAGTGGAACGATACGTCAGGTAACCTCTGTCCTAACACAGGTTGCCGACCAAAAGAAAGAGGCGGAAGACGCCTAA
- the rplL gene encoding 50S ribosomal protein L7/L12, which yields MAADLDKLIDEISNMTVLELSELVKALEDKFGVSASAAPAIAMPGMMPAAADGAAEEAAEAEEQTEFDVQLKDFGSKKIPVIKEVRAITGLGLKEAKEKVESAPVVIQEGIAKEEAEKTKEQLEALGAEVEII from the coding sequence ATGGCCGCAGACTTGGATAAATTGATTGACGAAATTAGCAATATGACAGTTCTGGAACTTTCTGAACTCGTCAAAGCCTTAGAGGATAAATTCGGAGTCAGTGCATCAGCCGCGCCAGCAATCGCTATGCCCGGAATGATGCCAGCTGCTGCGGATGGAGCAGCAGAAGAGGCCGCCGAAGCCGAAGAGCAAACAGAATTCGACGTTCAACTCAAAGACTTCGGTTCCAAGAAGATTCCGGTGATCAAAGAGGTTCGCGCAATTACTGGACTCGGATTGAAGGAAGCGAAAGAGAAAGTCGAATCCGCACCGGTTGTCATTCAAGAAGGCATTGCTAAAGAGGAAGCCGAGAAAACGAAAGAACAACTCGAAGCTCTCGGTGCTGAAGTCGAAATCATATAG